Proteins from one Arthrobacter sp. Soc17.1.1.1 genomic window:
- a CDS encoding replication-associated recombination protein A, with amino-acid sequence MNDLFSAAADDDDAPSAGGRVPGAGRPRSPLAVRMRPRSLDEVVGQQHLLGRGSPLRTLAGEHDPGAHAAPSSVILWGPPGTGKTTLAHVIARGQGRTFVELSAITAGVKDVRRVMDEALTARDLYRQTTVLFLDEIHRFNKAQQDALLPGVENGWVVLIAATTENPSFSVVSPLLSRSLLQTLRPLDEADIRGLLERAVRDERGLAGTVEVSPEALEHLVRLAAGDARRGLTALEAAAGVARSERDTHDAHAGGPGQGHPTTAAGTEDGDREDGGDGEELLPVLVTLDHAEKAVDVAALRYDRAGDQHYDVASAFIKSLRGSDVDAALHYVARMLEAGEDPRFIARRLMISAAEDVGMADPTALQTAVAAAQAVQLVGMPEARIILAEAVVHIATAPKSNAAYNGINAAIADVRAGRGQGIPAHLRDAHYPGASQLGHGRGYVYSHDEPHGIALQQYAPDDLVGRDYYEPTDRGTERDISARLSRLRRIIRGK; translated from the coding sequence GTGAATGATCTATTCAGCGCGGCGGCGGACGACGACGACGCGCCCTCCGCGGGTGGCCGCGTGCCCGGCGCCGGGCGGCCGCGCAGCCCCCTGGCGGTCCGCATGCGCCCGCGCTCGCTGGATGAGGTGGTCGGTCAGCAGCACCTGCTGGGCCGCGGGTCGCCGCTGCGCACCCTCGCCGGCGAGCACGACCCCGGCGCGCACGCAGCGCCGTCGTCGGTGATCCTGTGGGGCCCGCCGGGAACCGGCAAGACGACGCTGGCGCACGTGATCGCACGCGGCCAGGGTCGGACGTTCGTCGAACTGTCCGCCATCACCGCAGGCGTCAAGGACGTACGGCGGGTCATGGACGAGGCCCTGACCGCCCGCGACCTCTACCGGCAGACCACGGTCCTGTTCCTCGACGAGATCCACCGGTTCAACAAGGCCCAGCAGGATGCCCTGCTGCCCGGCGTGGAGAACGGCTGGGTGGTCCTGATCGCGGCCACCACCGAGAACCCCTCCTTCTCCGTGGTATCGCCGCTGCTCTCGCGCTCGCTGCTGCAGACCCTCAGGCCGCTGGACGAGGCGGACATCCGCGGCCTCCTCGAACGTGCCGTCCGCGACGAGCGCGGCCTCGCCGGCACCGTGGAGGTGTCCCCCGAGGCACTCGAGCACCTCGTGCGCCTGGCCGCGGGTGACGCCCGGCGCGGGCTGACGGCCCTGGAGGCAGCCGCCGGCGTCGCCCGGTCCGAACGCGACACGCACGACGCGCACGCGGGCGGTCCCGGACAGGGCCACCCCACGACCGCCGCGGGGACCGAGGACGGGGACAGGGAGGACGGGGGCGACGGGGAGGAGCTGCTGCCCGTCCTGGTGACACTCGACCACGCCGAGAAGGCCGTGGACGTCGCCGCCCTGCGCTACGACCGTGCCGGTGACCAGCACTACGACGTGGCGAGCGCGTTCATCAAGTCGCTCCGGGGTTCCGACGTGGACGCGGCCCTGCACTACGTCGCCCGGATGCTCGAGGCCGGAGAGGACCCCCGCTTCATCGCTCGACGGCTCATGATCTCCGCGGCGGAGGACGTGGGGATGGCGGATCCGACGGCGCTGCAGACCGCCGTCGCCGCCGCCCAGGCCGTCCAGCTGGTGGGCATGCCCGAGGCCCGCATCATCCTCGCAGAGGCCGTGGTGCACATCGCCACCGCGCCGAAGTCCAACGCGGCCTACAACGGCATCAACGCCGCCATCGCGGACGTCCGGGCGGGTCGCGGCCAGGGCATCCCCGCCCACCTGCGGGACGCCCACTACCCCGGGGCGTCGCAGCTCGGACACGGCAGGGGATACGTGTACTCGCACGACGAGCCGCACGGGATCGCCCTGCAGCAGTACGCCCCCGACGACCTCGTGGGACGGGACTACTACGAGCCCACGGACCGCGGCACGGAGCGGGACATCTCCGCGCGCCTCTCGCGGCTGCGCAGGATCATCCGCGGGAAGTAG
- a CDS encoding acVLRF1 family peptidyl-tRNA hydrolase — MSTTRSVLVEARRLDGWLTRFEQRNGPATVQPAGAAPGSLEVLAENGCRAVLTPSLPPTAAGPATGRDGLVAALLSGIDPAAPVGLLLIRRGGYSVGVARDGSVVASKTGTRYVQGRTAAGGWSQQRFARRRANQADALVEDTAVRAAAIFSAHPPSCLQLGGDRTLAVAALGEPVLASVAGLPQVPFLTVPDPRLAVLEKAAGSALSVRITVTDPPAAP; from the coding sequence GTGTCCACGACCAGGTCCGTGCTCGTCGAGGCACGGCGGCTCGACGGCTGGCTCACGCGGTTCGAGCAGCGCAACGGCCCCGCCACCGTGCAGCCCGCCGGGGCTGCGCCGGGCTCCCTCGAGGTCCTCGCCGAGAACGGGTGCCGGGCGGTCCTGACGCCATCCCTCCCCCCGACCGCAGCCGGACCCGCAACGGGGCGGGACGGGCTCGTCGCCGCCCTGCTGTCGGGGATCGATCCGGCCGCGCCGGTGGGGCTGCTGCTCATCCGGCGCGGCGGCTACTCCGTGGGGGTGGCCCGGGACGGCTCGGTGGTGGCCTCGAAGACGGGTACGCGTTACGTCCAGGGCCGCACCGCCGCCGGCGGCTGGTCGCAGCAGCGCTTCGCCCGGCGTCGCGCCAACCAGGCCGATGCCCTCGTGGAGGACACAGCGGTCCGCGCCGCGGCGATCTTCTCCGCGCATCCGCCGTCCTGCCTGCAGCTCGGCGGGGACAGGACCCTCGCCGTCGCGGCGCTCGGCGAACCGGTCCTCGCGTCGGTCGCGGGCCTGCCGCAGGTCCCCTTCCTCACGGTGCCGGATCCGCGGCTCGCGGTCCTCGAGAAGGCGGCCGGATCGGCGCTGTCCGTACGGATCACCGTCACCGATCCGCCCGCCGCCCCCTAG
- the rpe gene encoding ribulose-phosphate 3-epimerase yields MKGTAVTHLRINPSILSADFVNLEAELQRIGTADAVHVDVMDNHFVPNLTLGLPVVRRIQEVSPLPLDVHLMIEDADRWAPQYAEAGAASVTFHAEAAAAPVKLARELRDAGARAGMALRPATPVEPYLDLLGELDMLLVMTVEPGFGGQSFLDLTLPKIRRAAEAVRGADLPLVIQVDGGITEETILRAADAGATVFVAGSSVYGADDAGAAITALRTAATRGRS; encoded by the coding sequence ATGAAAGGAACGGCTGTGACCCATCTCCGGATCAACCCGAGCATCCTCTCCGCGGACTTCGTCAACCTCGAGGCGGAGCTCCAGCGCATCGGCACCGCCGACGCGGTGCACGTGGACGTGATGGACAACCATTTCGTGCCGAACCTGACGCTCGGCCTGCCCGTGGTCCGGCGCATCCAGGAGGTCAGCCCGCTGCCGCTCGACGTGCACCTCATGATCGAGGACGCGGACCGCTGGGCACCGCAGTACGCCGAGGCCGGGGCCGCGTCCGTGACCTTCCACGCGGAGGCCGCCGCCGCGCCCGTGAAGCTGGCCCGGGAGCTGCGCGACGCCGGCGCCCGGGCAGGGATGGCGCTCCGGCCGGCCACACCGGTGGAGCCCTACCTCGATCTGCTCGGTGAGCTGGACATGCTGCTCGTGATGACGGTGGAGCCGGGCTTCGGCGGGCAGTCCTTCCTGGACCTCACGCTGCCGAAGATCCGCCGCGCGGCCGAGGCCGTCAGGGGCGCCGACCTCCCGCTGGTCATCCAGGTGGACGGCGGGATCACGGAGGAGACCATCCTCCGCGCGGCCGACGCGGGCGCGACCGTCTTCGTGGCCGGCTCCTCCGTCTACGGGGCGGACGACGCCGGCGCCGCCATCACCGCACTGCGCACGGCCGCGACGCGCGGGCGGTCCTAG
- a CDS encoding RsmB/NOP family class I SAM-dependent RNA methyltransferase, whose translation MTANGESNGGADRGSGSGGGQGPSRGPGSGRSGGQGGGNRRRNDQGRERNRGGERQFSQAAPSQRTRRADPARLVAFEVLRAVAAEDAYANLVLPASIRKHRLDRRDAGFATELTYGALRGQGTYDAVLARCVDRPLGQLDPAVLDALRIGVHQLLAMRVPAHAALDQTVGLVRAVIGAGPSSLVNAVLRKVSARDLEAWIGELVDGLTDATAIAALTHSHPEWIVRALRQALVAHGRDAAEIDALLAADNAAPVVHLVALPGLATLDDALGEGAEPGLLAPGSAYYSGGDVSRLPGVSTGTIRVQDSGSQLVARALAAVPVDRRTDDAERWLDLCAGPGGKTALLAALGQDTGVHLTANEPVPHRAQLVRQALRPLPEDSWTVRVGDGRDIGRDQPAHYDRVLVDAPCTGLGALRRRPESRWRRKPADLVSLAPLQRELLASALDAVAPGGVVAYVTCSPHHAETDAVVDDCLRRRTGFERVDAGAALDAVSIAGGLDAGHGASAQLWPHVHGTDAMYLALIRKTP comes from the coding sequence GTGACGGCGAACGGCGAATCGAACGGCGGGGCCGACCGCGGGTCCGGGAGCGGCGGGGGACAGGGCCCGTCCCGCGGACCCGGGTCCGGCAGGAGCGGCGGGCAGGGCGGCGGCAACCGTCGCCGCAACGACCAGGGGCGTGAACGCAACCGGGGTGGGGAGCGCCAGTTCTCGCAGGCCGCCCCGTCGCAGCGGACGCGCCGCGCGGACCCCGCCCGCCTCGTCGCCTTCGAGGTGCTGCGTGCCGTGGCCGCCGAGGACGCGTACGCCAACCTCGTGCTGCCGGCGAGTATCCGCAAGCACCGCCTGGACCGGCGCGACGCCGGCTTCGCCACGGAGCTCACCTATGGCGCGCTGCGCGGCCAGGGGACGTACGACGCCGTCCTGGCCCGCTGCGTGGACCGGCCCCTCGGCCAGCTGGACCCCGCGGTGCTCGACGCCCTGCGGATCGGGGTGCACCAGCTCCTCGCGATGCGCGTGCCCGCGCATGCGGCGCTCGACCAGACCGTGGGCCTCGTGCGCGCCGTCATCGGGGCCGGCCCGTCGTCGCTCGTGAACGCCGTACTCCGCAAGGTGAGCGCGCGCGACCTCGAGGCCTGGATCGGTGAACTCGTCGACGGCCTGACGGACGCCACCGCCATCGCCGCCCTGACCCACAGCCACCCCGAGTGGATCGTCCGCGCCCTGCGCCAGGCGCTCGTCGCCCATGGCCGCGACGCCGCGGAGATCGACGCGCTGCTCGCCGCTGACAACGCCGCACCCGTGGTGCACCTCGTGGCCCTGCCCGGGCTCGCGACGCTGGACGACGCCCTCGGCGAAGGAGCCGAGCCGGGCCTCCTCGCACCAGGCTCCGCTTACTACTCCGGTGGCGACGTCAGCCGGCTCCCGGGCGTCTCGACGGGCACGATCCGCGTCCAGGACTCGGGCTCCCAGCTCGTGGCGCGCGCCCTCGCCGCCGTGCCCGTCGACCGGCGGACGGACGACGCCGAGCGGTGGCTCGACCTGTGCGCCGGCCCCGGCGGGAAGACGGCACTGCTGGCAGCCCTCGGTCAGGACACCGGCGTGCACCTGACGGCCAACGAACCGGTGCCGCACAGGGCCCAGCTGGTCCGGCAGGCGCTGCGGCCCCTGCCCGAGGACTCCTGGACCGTGCGCGTCGGCGACGGCCGGGACATCGGCCGGGACCAGCCGGCGCACTACGACCGCGTGCTCGTCGACGCGCCCTGCACCGGGCTCGGCGCGCTGCGCCGCCGGCCCGAGTCCCGGTGGCGCCGCAAGCCCGCCGATCTGGTCTCCCTCGCGCCGCTGCAGCGGGAGCTCCTCGCCTCGGCCCTCGACGCCGTCGCCCCGGGCGGCGTGGTCGCCTACGTCACGTGCTCGCCGCACCACGCCGAGACCGACGCCGTCGTCGACGACTGCCTCCGCCGGCGCACCGGTTTCGAGCGGGTCGACGCGGGCGCCGCGCTGGACGCGGTCAGCATCGCGGGAGGGCTCGACGCCGGCCACGGCGCGAGTGCCCAGCTCTGGCCGCACGTGCACGGTACGGACGCGATGTACCTGGCGCTCATCAGGAAGACTCCGTAA
- a CDS encoding methionyl-tRNA formyltransferase has protein sequence MRILFAGTPEVAVPSLRALVEAGFDVAAVLTRVDAPVGRRKVLTPSPVAVAAHELGLRVVKANRFTPELIEHLGTLGLEAAAIVAYGGIVPPAGLSVPEHGWINLHFSVLPAWRGAAPVQHAVLAGDDVTGATTFLLEEGLDTGPVFGVMTETLEPSATSGEVLGRLAHSGAILLVQTLSGLSAGRVTATPQTGDPSFAPKLTIDDARIDWSQPAAAVRRRINAVTPEPGAWTTLDGQRVKLGPVTPVTDSADSADSAVGAVGADSADSADSADSADDAGGADAPVGGGSGAPLTPGALKVAGRQVLVGTGSGAVVLGELQPAGKKMMNALDWARGAAARGELVFE, from the coding sequence ATGAGGATCCTCTTCGCGGGCACGCCCGAGGTCGCCGTGCCGTCACTCAGGGCCCTCGTGGAGGCCGGCTTCGACGTCGCCGCCGTCCTCACGCGCGTGGACGCGCCCGTCGGGCGCCGGAAGGTGCTGACCCCGAGCCCCGTCGCCGTGGCCGCGCACGAGCTCGGGTTGCGGGTGGTCAAGGCCAACCGCTTCACCCCGGAGCTGATCGAGCACCTCGGCACCCTCGGGCTCGAGGCGGCGGCCATCGTGGCCTACGGGGGTATCGTGCCGCCCGCCGGTCTGTCCGTCCCCGAGCACGGCTGGATCAACCTGCACTTCTCCGTGCTGCCCGCCTGGCGGGGCGCCGCGCCCGTGCAGCACGCGGTCCTCGCCGGGGACGACGTCACCGGGGCGACCACGTTCCTCCTCGAGGAGGGGCTCGACACCGGACCCGTTTTCGGGGTGATGACCGAGACCCTCGAACCGTCCGCGACGAGCGGGGAGGTCCTCGGGCGCCTCGCGCACAGCGGCGCGATCCTCCTCGTGCAGACACTCTCGGGCCTCTCGGCGGGTCGCGTCACCGCGACGCCGCAGACCGGGGATCCGAGCTTCGCCCCGAAACTCACCATCGACGACGCCCGGATCGACTGGTCCCAGCCCGCCGCCGCCGTCCGCCGGCGCATCAACGCCGTCACCCCGGAACCCGGCGCGTGGACCACCCTCGACGGGCAGCGCGTGAAGCTCGGCCCCGTCACGCCCGTCACGGACAGTGCGGACAGTGCGGACAGTGCAGTCGGTGCAGTCGGTGCGGACAGTGCAGACAGTGCAGACAGTGCAGACAGTGCGGATGATGCCGGCGGCGCGGACGCGCCGGTCGGTGGGGGATCCGGCGCGCCCCTCACGCCGGGTGCGCTGAAGGTCGCCGGGCGGCAGGTCCTCGTCGGGACGGGCTCGGGCGCCGTGGTCCTCGGCGAGCTGCAGCCCGCCGGCAAGAAGATGATGAACGCCCTTGACTGGGCACGAGGCGCGGCAGCGCGCGGGGAGCTGGTGTTCGAGTGA
- the def gene encoding peptide deformylase translates to MAVLSIRMIGDPILRTPAAAVTEFGPELARLVEDMTETMIDVQGAGLAAPQVGIGLQVFTYRVDGAQGHVVNPVLETDGASQGESDVEGCLSVPGLGSYVDRTDWARVTGKDISGQDVVVEGTGMLARALQHETDHLRGTLYIDRLEGEDRRNALRAIRSADYNLVTSRTAAERARTLGSSFTPGSGGSGAFGRTTR, encoded by the coding sequence ATGGCCGTCCTGAGTATCCGCATGATCGGCGATCCGATCCTCCGCACGCCGGCCGCCGCGGTGACCGAATTCGGACCGGAGCTCGCCCGGCTGGTCGAGGACATGACCGAGACCATGATCGACGTGCAGGGCGCGGGGCTCGCCGCACCGCAGGTGGGGATCGGGCTGCAGGTCTTCACCTATCGCGTGGACGGAGCGCAGGGTCACGTGGTGAATCCGGTGCTCGAGACCGACGGCGCGTCCCAGGGGGAGTCCGACGTCGAGGGCTGCCTGTCCGTCCCCGGTCTCGGCAGCTACGTCGACAGGACGGACTGGGCCCGCGTCACCGGCAAGGACATCTCCGGCCAGGACGTCGTGGTCGAGGGCACGGGCATGCTCGCGCGTGCCCTGCAGCACGAGACGGACCACCTGCGCGGCACCCTGTACATCGACCGTCTCGAGGGTGAGGACCGCAGGAACGCCCTTCGGGCCATCCGGAGCGCGGACTACAACCTCGTCACATCGCGCACCGCGGCGGAGCGCGCCCGCACCCTCGGGTCGAGCTTCACCCCCGGCAGCGGCGGCAGCGGCGCGTTCGGCAGGACCACCCGATGA
- a CDS encoding cytochrome: MTAPLLAHATPHGRMYARSTSDQPSVPSITTVISQLPTSLGGWFGHMAASALSRDPRLPVALGNPSELRSAVRDAASAAERYRDEAALRGTRVHHYCEQVALRALGRPEELDAARLALEENGEAGFAQRFDEWWSLYDVRPVEPELTVWNTELGYAGTLDLVATIGGRTCLIDYKTKNTDRDGFVKALDDKVVMQLVAGMKAEECLVDPQKGEWRAWPHGDQPLLLGVAVGQTEVRAMRANPEVLRKHWLRFCALRRAWEAGLDAEEAGRALLPIGPPPAPSVPAGSALPA; encoded by the coding sequence ATGACCGCCCCGCTCCTCGCACACGCAACGCCCCACGGCAGGATGTATGCCCGCTCCACCTCGGACCAGCCCTCCGTCCCGTCCATCACCACGGTGATCTCGCAGCTGCCCACCTCGCTCGGCGGCTGGTTCGGCCACATGGCGGCCAGTGCGCTCTCGCGGGATCCGCGGCTGCCCGTGGCGCTCGGCAACCCGTCCGAGCTGCGGTCCGCGGTCAGGGACGCGGCCTCCGCGGCCGAGCGCTACCGGGACGAGGCGGCCCTGCGCGGCACCCGGGTCCACCACTACTGCGAGCAGGTGGCGCTGCGCGCGCTCGGCCGTCCGGAGGAGCTCGACGCCGCCCGCCTCGCCCTCGAGGAGAACGGCGAGGCCGGTTTCGCCCAGCGGTTCGACGAATGGTGGAGCCTCTACGACGTCCGCCCGGTGGAACCCGAGCTGACCGTCTGGAACACCGAGCTCGGCTACGCGGGGACGCTCGACCTTGTGGCGACGATCGGCGGACGTACCTGCCTGATCGACTACAAGACCAAGAACACCGACCGGGACGGCTTCGTGAAGGCCCTCGACGACAAGGTGGTGATGCAGCTCGTGGCCGGGATGAAGGCGGAGGAATGCCTCGTGGACCCGCAGAAGGGGGAGTGGCGTGCCTGGCCGCACGGCGACCAGCCCCTGCTGCTCGGCGTCGCCGTGGGGCAGACCGAGGTCCGCGCCATGCGTGCCAACCCGGAGGTGCTGAGGAAGCACTGGCTGCGCTTTTGCGCCCTGCGCCGCGCGTGGGAGGCGGGGCTCGACGCCGAGGAGGCCGGCCGGGCGCTGCTGCCCATCGGCCCGCCGCCCGCCCCGTCGGTGCCCGCAGGATCAGCCCTGCCGGCCTGA
- a CDS encoding antitoxin: MGLLDGLKDKAGALAGKATELIGDNSDKVKNGIGKAGDFVDGKTHGKYSHHIDGVQTKASAMVDQIDKKDGKGDVGPTPPPAV, from the coding sequence GTGGGTTTATTGGACGGGCTCAAGGACAAGGCCGGCGCCCTCGCGGGTAAGGCGACCGAACTCATTGGCGATAATTCCGACAAGGTGAAGAACGGCATCGGGAAGGCCGGCGATTTCGTCGACGGCAAGACCCATGGCAAGTACTCGCACCACATCGACGGAGTGCAGACGAAGGCTTCGGCGATGGTCGACCAGATCGACAAGAAGGACGGCAAGGGCGACGTCGGCCCTACCCCTCCGCCGGCCGTGTGA
- the zapE gene encoding cell division protein ZapE: MPAIEHLTERSPKVSVDDLLDGFYPSPRFGEVSFDSYRPDPQQPSQSAAVTKLRDFAGAVNEPEPSGLRRLFGAKKPATRAGIYLDGGFGVGKTHLLASLWHASSGRKAFGTFVEYTNLVGALSFRKTVDALSGYSLVCIDEFELDDPGDTVLMSRLMRELADAGVKLAATSNTLPGSLGDGRFAAQDFQREIQVLADQFEVARIDGEDYRHRGLPQAPDAIDDAALRERIAAFSAGVLAEDDFSDLIRHLADVHPSRYRQLLDGVDAVAWHNVQTITEQSVALRFVVLADRLYDRDVPIMASGTTFDHLFTEEMMGGGYMKKYYRAVSRLTALARQGSDVAS, from the coding sequence GTGCCAGCCATCGAACACCTGACAGAGCGGTCCCCGAAGGTCTCCGTCGATGATCTGCTGGACGGGTTCTACCCGTCGCCCCGCTTCGGCGAGGTGTCCTTCGACTCCTACCGTCCCGATCCGCAGCAGCCCTCCCAGTCGGCGGCCGTCACCAAGCTCCGCGACTTCGCCGGCGCGGTCAACGAGCCGGAGCCCTCGGGCCTCCGGAGGCTGTTCGGCGCGAAGAAGCCCGCGACCCGCGCCGGCATCTACCTCGACGGCGGCTTCGGCGTCGGCAAGACCCACCTCCTGGCCTCCCTCTGGCATGCGTCCTCGGGCAGGAAGGCGTTCGGCACGTTCGTGGAGTACACGAACCTGGTGGGGGCGCTGAGCTTCCGCAAGACCGTCGACGCGCTCAGCGGCTACAGCCTCGTCTGCATCGACGAGTTCGAGCTCGACGACCCCGGCGACACCGTGCTGATGTCCCGCCTCATGCGCGAGCTCGCCGACGCGGGCGTCAAGCTCGCCGCGACGTCGAACACGCTCCCGGGGTCCCTCGGGGACGGCCGGTTCGCGGCGCAGGACTTCCAGCGCGAGATCCAGGTCCTCGCGGACCAGTTCGAGGTGGCGCGCATCGACGGGGAGGACTACCGGCACCGCGGGCTGCCACAGGCACCGGACGCCATCGACGATGCCGCCCTGCGGGAACGCATCGCTGCCTTCTCGGCGGGCGTCCTCGCGGAGGACGACTTCTCGGACCTCATCCGGCATCTCGCCGACGTGCACCCGAGCCGCTACCGGCAGCTCCTCGACGGCGTCGACGCGGTGGCCTGGCACAACGTGCAGACCATCACGGAGCAGTCCGTGGCGCTGCGGTTCGTGGTCCTCGCCGACCGCCTGTACGACAGGGACGTGCCGATCATGGCCAGCGGCACCACCTTCGACCACCTCTTCACCGAGGAGATGATGGGCGGCGGGTACATGAAGAAGTACTACAGGGCGGTCTCCCGCCTCACCGCGCTCGCGCGGCAGGGGAGCGACGTCGCGAGCTGA